The Egibacteraceae bacterium genome contains the following window.
TGGCCGTCCGCCCCGGGGAAGGTCCGCCAACCCGGCGAGGCGTTGCTCGTAGAAGCGTTTGCGCCACCGCGACACGACCTGGCGGGGGGTGTCCAGACGCGCGGCGATCTCGTCGTTGCGCAGCCCGTCGGCGGCCATGAGCACGATCTTGGCGCGTACCACGTCGCAGTACGGTGACGTATAAGCGCGGGCGTTGGCCTCGAGCTGACGACGCTCGTCGTCGGTCAGGTCGATGCGGTACGGGCTTGTGCGCGGCATTCAGGCTCCCTTCGACAAGGGAACCATGCCGCGTCACCGTGCGAAAGTGTGGGACGAGCACGTCACTGTAGTTACGTGTAGGGGTACTAAAACCTGGATGTTTCGTCTGACTGGCGTGGCAGCGGTTGAGGTTGCATAGGAAAGCCCTCCTAACCTGCGAGAATGCGGTCTGTCAAAGGTCCACAACTCGCCAAGGAGGGCTCACCTACATGGTGCATGCTAGCAGCAGGCGGCCGCGCTTTGATGTCACCGCGACGGGCAAGGGCACGACGGGTCGGTCGGGCACGGC
Protein-coding sequences here:
- a CDS encoding helix-turn-helix domain-containing protein, giving the protein MPRTSPYRIDLTDDERRQLEANARAYTSPYCDVVRAKIVLMAADGLRNDEIAARLDTPRQVVSRWRKRFYEQRLAGLADLPRGGRPPGFPPRGGRGGQGAGV